A window of Dehalococcoidia bacterium contains these coding sequences:
- a CDS encoding FecR family protein, translated as MNRCCRYILDLILCFIVVCLIAVPAGLAKPLDEPVYADVYMYELKDGMLTDYDDFHRLIGLHYAVGNMDIKVTTFNNTVKCDYSGTDTSTWSETDSLGHREYPATIKVKLTMYGDYTSKGGMSGHYTYDCDYTVTGRKAGTETIFISLKGSFIGPGGLATGPYTITFGPGTGIMTDEKGDKSDFSVKSWAAGFQVYESLRDSGTRFSGITGVVEILLPQDAPRGWKAAKLDMVLPVGTHIRTEDDSACVMSFADLSTFVLESNGEIVLKSPPDKDSDVQLIQGSMWTNLKKMFKEGSMEIEMNQAVAGIKGTTLVCEETGSKSTVKVLAGDVTVTSKTTGKQVNLAAGKMVSATSAGLGHVAGFNVNQEQAKWQALAPASAKGLVTLGSATTQSHTPSNSDSQAGGTKKKIRIGPLSCFIATAAYGSETAAELDTLRAFRDRVLLTNMPGELLVDTYYACSPPLSEIIANNGLLRAMVRIYLLDPVVVLLKSTQPAWNK; from the coding sequence GTGAACCGCTGCTGCAGATACATCCTGGATCTGATCCTCTGCTTTATCGTCGTCTGCCTGATAGCTGTCCCCGCCGGTCTGGCAAAACCCCTGGATGAGCCCGTCTATGCTGATGTATACATGTATGAATTGAAGGACGGCATGCTCACGGATTACGACGACTTTCACCGACTGATAGGCCTGCACTACGCGGTAGGCAATATGGACATAAAGGTCACGACCTTTAATAACACGGTCAAGTGCGATTATTCGGGCACGGACACGAGCACCTGGTCGGAGACGGACAGCCTGGGTCACCGGGAGTATCCGGCCACCATCAAGGTCAAGCTGACCATGTACGGGGATTACACTTCCAAAGGTGGCATGAGCGGACACTATACGTACGACTGCGATTATACGGTAACCGGCCGCAAGGCAGGCACCGAGACCATCTTTATTTCGCTCAAAGGGTCATTCATAGGTCCAGGGGGCCTGGCAACGGGGCCGTACACGATCACTTTCGGTCCGGGCACGGGCATCATGACCGATGAGAAAGGCGATAAAAGCGATTTCTCCGTGAAAAGCTGGGCGGCCGGTTTCCAGGTATACGAGAGTCTGCGCGATTCGGGGACGAGGTTCTCCGGCATCACGGGCGTGGTGGAAATTCTGTTGCCGCAGGATGCGCCCCGCGGCTGGAAGGCGGCAAAACTGGACATGGTGCTTCCCGTCGGGACGCATATCAGGACTGAAGATGACAGCGCCTGTGTAATGTCATTTGCCGACCTGTCAACATTCGTGCTGGAATCGAATGGTGAAATCGTCCTTAAGTCGCCTCCGGACAAGGATTCAGACGTGCAACTAATCCAGGGAAGTATGTGGACCAATCTAAAAAAGATGTTCAAAGAAGGCAGCATGGAGATAGAGATGAACCAGGCGGTGGCCGGCATCAAGGGCACAACGCTGGTCTGCGAGGAAACGGGCAGTAAATCCACCGTTAAAGTCCTGGCCGGGGATGTCACCGTGACCTCCAAAACCACCGGCAAGCAGGTTAACTTGGCAGCCGGCAAAATGGTCTCAGCCACCTCTGCAGGCCTGGGCCATGTGGCCGGTTTTAATGTCAATCAGGAGCAGGCCAAATGGCAGGCACTGGCTCCGGCATCGGCTAAAGGCCTGGTTACACTGGGCAGCGCCACGACACAGAGCCATACCCCTTCAAATTCCGATAGTCAGGCCGGTGGTACTAAAAAGAAGATCAGGATCGGGCCTTTGAGCTGCTTTATCGCCACCGCCGCCTACGGCAGCGAGACCGCTGCCGAACTTGACACGCTACGGGCTTTCAGAGACAGGGTTCTGCTTACAAATATGCCCGGCGAGCTGCTGGTGGATACCTATTACGCCTGCAGCCCCCCTCTGTCTGAGATAATCGCTAATAATGGGTTGCTGAGGGCAATGGTGCGGATATACTTGCTGGATCCGGTGGTGGTGCTGCTCAAGAGCACGCAGCCGGCATGGAATAAATAA
- a CDS encoding sensor domain-containing diguanylate cyclase yields MATNSKKTELTQKKIELRESEAALAAMFNIVGTGILLIDGETQTILDINKIAATMIGRDKETMIGQVCHSFLCPAEKGKCPVKDLGQTIDNSEFQIICADGQLKNVLKSVSTIFVRGRPCYLESFIDITERKQSAEALRQSELKFRFLADNTHDILWTMDLNLHTTYVSPSIESALGFTPEERMKQDVTQQLTPESLALTQETLVQELEYEQSGQSDPNRVLIIESEYYHKDGSTLWFENAITSIRDEKGLLTGVQGVSRNIMERKQLEQKLKEMATHDYLTGLPNRALLDDRFSMAAALAQRNKEKLAVMSLDLDKFKTINDTFGHAAGDEVLKAVSAGISKIIRASDTIARVGGDEFVLVMQETDRIKDATTIAQKILDSFRAPLIIESHRVDLSTSIGIAIYPDDGLELETLIKKSDAAMYYSKGHGRNQFKLFGDGDVSIGSDHKSV; encoded by the coding sequence ATGGCAACCAACAGCAAAAAAACCGAGCTTACACAAAAAAAGATCGAGTTACGCGAAAGCGAGGCTGCACTCGCGGCAATGTTCAATATAGTGGGAACAGGTATCCTGCTCATCGATGGTGAAACGCAAACAATACTTGATATCAATAAGATCGCTGCAACTATGATCGGCCGGGACAAAGAGACAATGATTGGACAGGTCTGCCACTCGTTTCTCTGCCCTGCGGAGAAGGGTAAGTGCCCGGTTAAAGATCTCGGGCAGACCATCGACAATTCTGAGTTCCAAATCATCTGTGCGGACGGGCAGCTAAAAAACGTTTTAAAAAGCGTATCAACCATTTTTGTCCGGGGACGGCCCTGTTACCTGGAAAGTTTTATCGACATCACGGAGCGCAAACAGAGTGCCGAAGCTCTGCGGCAGAGCGAGCTGAAATTCCGCTTTCTGGCCGATAATACGCATGATATCCTCTGGACGATGGATCTGAATTTGCACACCACCTACGTCAGCCCGTCTATCGAGTCGGCACTCGGATTTACACCGGAAGAAAGGATGAAGCAGGATGTCACCCAGCAACTGACTCCGGAATCTTTAGCCCTGACCCAGGAAACGCTGGTGCAGGAGCTTGAGTACGAGCAGTCAGGCCAGTCCGATCCCAACAGGGTTTTGATCATCGAATCAGAATACTATCACAAAGACGGATCCACCCTGTGGTTCGAGAATGCCATAACCAGCATCAGGGATGAAAAGGGCTTGCTCACGGGAGTACAGGGAGTGTCACGCAATATCATGGAACGCAAGCAGTTGGAGCAGAAGCTTAAGGAGATGGCAACCCACGACTACCTCACGGGACTTCCGAACAGGGCACTGCTCGATGACCGCTTCTCCATGGCCGCAGCCCTGGCCCAGCGAAATAAAGAAAAACTTGCCGTGATGTCGCTGGATCTGGACAAATTTAAAACGATCAATGACACATTCGGCCATGCAGCCGGTGATGAGGTACTCAAAGCTGTTAGCGCAGGGATCTCAAAAATAATACGCGCCAGCGACACGATAGCGCGCGTTGGCGGGGACGAGTTTGTACTGGTGATGCAGGAGACAGACCGGATAAAAGACGCCACCACTATCGCTCAAAAGATCTTGGATTCTTTTAGAGCGCCGCTGATAATAGAAAGCCATCGTGTGGATCTATCCACCAGCATTGGTATTGCCATCTACCCTGATGACGGGCTGGAACTGGAGACCTTGATAAAAAAATCCGATGCCGCCATGTACTACTCCAAGGGCCATGGCCGCAATCAGTTCAAGCTGTTCGGCGACGGCGACGTCAGCATAGGCTCAGATCACAAAAGCGTCTGA
- a CDS encoding manganese efflux pump MntP family protein: protein MNGTDFLSVFLIAIALSADCFAVALSASVTAKNPSRLQVLRVAAMFGLFQALMPVLGWLAGQTVVKFIASYDHFVAFALLAVVGGRMIWESFHHKKEHDKQTDVTRGWMLLTLAVATSIDALAVGLSLAFIEVHIAVAGITIGVVAFIATIIGFLLGKRAGDLIGRWAETIGGIVLIGIGLRILISHLLGFA, encoded by the coding sequence ATGAACGGCACCGACTTCCTTTCAGTTTTCCTGATAGCCATAGCTCTATCCGCAGACTGCTTTGCTGTGGCTCTCAGCGCCAGCGTCACTGCTAAAAATCCCTCCAGGCTGCAGGTCCTGCGGGTGGCTGCGATGTTCGGGCTCTTTCAGGCGCTGATGCCCGTCCTGGGCTGGCTGGCTGGTCAGACTGTAGTAAAGTTCATAGCCAGCTACGACCATTTCGTGGCCTTTGCCCTGCTTGCGGTCGTTGGCGGCAGGATGATATGGGAATCGTTCCATCATAAAAAGGAACATGATAAACAGACAGATGTTACCAGAGGCTGGATGTTGCTCACCCTGGCGGTTGCTACCAGCATCGATGCACTGGCTGTGGGGCTGTCACTGGCTTTTATCGAGGTGCACATCGCAGTAGCCGGCATCACCATCGGTGTTGTCGCCTTTATAGCTACAATCATAGGTTTCCTTCTTGGTAAAAGGGCAGGAGATCTAATCGGCAGGTGGGCAGAAACTATCGGCGGCATCGTCCTGATCGGCATCGGCCTCAGGATACTGATAAGCCACCTCCTGGGTTTTGCATAG
- a CDS encoding DUF169 domain-containing protein, with amino-acid sequence MADNLSIYHEMGRKIEQYIRPSTFPLAVKTIQSEDEIKPEYRRPLRKQNLQSFVCQNFKIARSYGWTVAITKEDINCKAARVIYGWDEMTEEYAGWVDRFNVGLYAADIEASRKMAPYMYRLDKRFEGLVISPLTRTKVIPELVLIYCLPAQAMRFIQSYLYYEGGALEFSAAGRVGSCHEGIAKTLITGKPQLVLLGNGDRVWGGAQDSEVMFSCPANKLDMLVAGLEATHKAGLRYPVPTYMNYSPGFQESFEKEARERAGGTIARE; translated from the coding sequence ATGGCTGATAATTTAAGTATTTACCATGAAATGGGCAGGAAAATTGAGCAGTATATACGTCCATCGACCTTTCCTCTCGCCGTGAAAACGATTCAGTCTGAAGATGAGATTAAGCCTGAATACAGAAGGCCCCTCAGAAAGCAGAATTTACAGAGCTTTGTATGCCAGAATTTTAAAATCGCCCGCTCATACGGTTGGACGGTAGCCATTACAAAGGAAGATATCAACTGTAAGGCGGCCCGTGTCATATATGGGTGGGACGAGATGACTGAGGAATATGCCGGCTGGGTTGACCGTTTCAACGTCGGGCTCTATGCTGCCGACATCGAGGCCTCCAGAAAAATGGCGCCGTATATGTATCGCCTGGACAAGCGTTTTGAAGGTCTTGTGATCTCTCCTTTAACTCGGACAAAAGTGATCCCGGAACTGGTCTTGATCTACTGTCTTCCTGCTCAGGCGATGCGCTTCATACAGAGCTATTTATATTACGAAGGAGGGGCACTCGAGTTCTCCGCGGCGGGCAGAGTCGGTTCCTGCCATGAGGGCATCGCCAAGACCTTAATAACCGGCAAGCCGCAGTTGGTCCTTCTGGGTAACGGCGACCGCGTCTGGGGCGGAGCTCAAGATTCCGAAGTCATGTTTTCCTGCCCGGCAAATAAACTGGATATGCTGGTCGCAGGACTGGAGGCCACCCATAAAGCCGGCTTGAGATATCCCGTCCCCACCTATATGAATTATTCTCCCGGTTTTCAGGAATCCTTTGAAAAAGAAGCCAGAGAAAGGGCCGGGGGAACCATTGCCAGGGAATAG
- a CDS encoding nitronate monooxygenase: MGKRILRTKLCDMLGIEYPILSAGMGPTLMGETTGAPPALVVAVSEAGGLGVLGGSGYTVEELRAAIREIKSKTGKPYGVDLLLPQKLDIGSDLGQQSAKEMPISQILKLLPQPYQDWVKKVKHELQVPDVEIMVKMDTTTLRPQEAIEVCIEEKVPLFCAGLGNPGFMVAQAHAVGMKVLAITGNAKNARRMAQSGIDLLVAQGHEGGGHTGRIGTMALLPQAIDAAAPVPVLAAGGIGDGRALAAALAIGCVGVWVGTRFLATTEGGAHPINKKHILDSTDEDTRVSKAYTGKTLRASYNRYHDLWDGSGLEPLPFPIQAMISSALLASFVEGQKDDYVGGLAGQVSGLIKEIKPARQVLEEMVEEAADILTRRLAETVTVK, encoded by the coding sequence ATGGGAAAAAGGATACTGCGAACAAAGCTCTGTGACATGCTGGGAATCGAATACCCTATCCTCTCGGCGGGGATGGGGCCCACGCTGATGGGGGAAACTACCGGGGCGCCGCCTGCCCTGGTAGTGGCCGTCTCGGAAGCAGGAGGGCTGGGGGTTCTCGGGGGCAGCGGTTATACGGTTGAAGAGCTGAGAGCGGCCATACGGGAGATCAAATCAAAAACCGGTAAACCCTACGGCGTTGACCTGCTGCTGCCTCAGAAGCTGGATATCGGCAGCGACCTGGGACAGCAGAGCGCCAAAGAGATGCCGATCAGCCAGATATTAAAGTTACTGCCGCAACCTTACCAGGACTGGGTAAAAAAGGTAAAACATGAACTTCAGGTCCCCGACGTGGAGATCATGGTGAAAATGGATACGACGACCCTTCGCCCCCAGGAGGCTATTGAGGTATGCATCGAAGAAAAGGTCCCGCTATTCTGCGCCGGTTTGGGCAATCCCGGCTTCATGGTAGCACAGGCTCACGCGGTGGGAATGAAAGTACTCGCTATCACCGGAAACGCCAAGAATGCCCGCCGCATGGCACAGTCTGGCATCGACCTCCTCGTTGCACAGGGGCATGAGGGAGGCGGGCACACGGGACGCATCGGCACCATGGCCCTGTTACCCCAGGCCATCGATGCCGCCGCACCGGTGCCGGTACTTGCTGCCGGGGGAATCGGCGATGGCCGGGCGTTGGCTGCGGCTCTGGCGATAGGATGCGTCGGTGTATGGGTGGGAACCCGTTTCCTGGCCACCACCGAGGGGGGAGCCCACCCGATCAATAAAAAACATATCCTGGACTCGACCGATGAAGACACCCGCGTGAGTAAAGCATACACCGGCAAGACGCTGCGGGCGAGCTATAACAGGTACCATGATTTGTGGGACGGCTCGGGTCTGGAGCCGCTTCCTTTCCCCATCCAGGCCATGATATCTTCAGCGCTGCTTGCGAGCTTTGTCGAGGGGCAGAAGGACGATTACGTGGGCGGCCTCGCCGGGCAGGTATCAGGTCTGATCAAGGAAATTAAACCCGCCAGGCAGGTCCTGGAGGAGATGGTGGAAGAAGCAGCAGATATACTCACGCGCAGGCTTGCGGAAACGGTCACGGTAAAATAA
- a CDS encoding amidohydrolase family protein: MKRFAVILLICLVITASVVTPAFFSADTLASDIQEETNYYDIAINNGRVIDPLTGFDGLANVGIKDGIITAIVPSAQKLNGAREIDAAGLVVAPGFINIHSHISDLGDGGAPLYIQDGITTEVTGNCGILRDVTFSKYAERAEQEGLYANVAVLIGHNSMREAVGVPNYRTPATPEQLAKMADMLRQGMKDGAVGVSFGPFYGPGATYSEMLALAKVAAEYGGCAASHVRDAYTPGGAVKAVNEAISTARDANIPYIISHTGGGPTVVPRSSGPVLEAIYEGMDEGLRLGIDWYGYDAFLTELGAAIFDYPPEMLMQLMESQVSDLEVPSTVVIDGKVYMQAGERFSSIEQFLYVRKKVKDKEIPDPMLVGHLYKPAKQKFWMSNPYVMIENDCTMTVDKVTGKYAGHPKDAGAFAHFLGYWVRQQGVCDLRTALARTSGMAAHWLGLDKKGRVQVGCDADLVLFNPATVIDKSTYIEPGQASYGIPYVIVNGVLAVDNSELTGDKAGKIIKRTWNVPGLYPNLSGLPPMSISALNPVKEATE; encoded by the coding sequence GTGAAAAGGTTTGCAGTTATCCTTTTGATATGCCTGGTAATTACGGCTTCAGTTGTAACACCCGCGTTCTTTAGCGCAGATACTCTGGCCTCGGATATACAGGAAGAAACGAACTATTATGATATAGCCATCAACAATGGCCGGGTGATCGACCCGCTTACCGGTTTTGACGGGCTGGCAAATGTTGGTATTAAAGATGGAATAATCACCGCCATCGTTCCCTCTGCCCAGAAGCTGAACGGCGCGAGGGAGATCGACGCAGCGGGCCTGGTGGTGGCGCCGGGATTCATAAATATTCACAGCCACATCTCGGACCTGGGTGACGGCGGTGCTCCTCTATACATTCAGGACGGCATAACCACCGAGGTCACCGGCAATTGCGGAATACTGAGGGACGTGACTTTTTCCAAATACGCGGAACGGGCGGAGCAGGAGGGGCTGTATGCCAATGTAGCAGTACTTATCGGCCATAACTCCATGCGTGAGGCGGTGGGCGTGCCCAATTACCGGACGCCGGCCACGCCCGAGCAGCTGGCAAAAATGGCTGACATGTTGCGGCAGGGAATGAAAGACGGCGCCGTCGGCGTCTCGTTCGGCCCGTTTTACGGCCCGGGCGCTACCTACAGCGAGATGTTGGCACTGGCAAAGGTAGCGGCTGAGTATGGAGGTTGCGCCGCCAGCCACGTCAGAGACGCCTACACGCCGGGAGGAGCCGTGAAAGCTGTCAATGAAGCTATAAGCACGGCAAGGGATGCGAACATACCTTATATAATCTCACATACAGGCGGCGGGCCGACGGTGGTACCGCGCAGCTCGGGACCGGTGCTGGAGGCCATATACGAGGGCATGGACGAAGGTTTGAGGCTTGGCATTGATTGGTACGGTTACGATGCTTTTCTGACCGAGCTGGGCGCCGCGATTTTCGACTATCCCCCCGAGATGCTGATGCAGTTGATGGAATCACAGGTCTCCGACCTTGAGGTACCGTCCACCGTGGTGATCGACGGCAAGGTATACATGCAGGCGGGAGAACGCTTCTCCAGCATCGAGCAGTTCCTGTATGTCAGAAAGAAGGTGAAGGACAAGGAGATCCCCGACCCCATGTTGGTGGGGCATCTTTACAAGCCAGCCAAACAGAAGTTCTGGATGAGCAATCCGTATGTAATGATAGAAAACGATTGCACCATGACGGTGGATAAAGTTACGGGCAAATACGCCGGTCATCCTAAGGATGCCGGCGCATTTGCGCACTTCCTTGGATATTGGGTAAGGCAGCAGGGAGTGTGTGACCTGCGCACCGCGCTGGCCCGTACCTCGGGCATGGCCGCCCACTGGCTCGGTCTGGATAAAAAGGGCAGGGTTCAGGTTGGTTGCGATGCCGATCTGGTGCTTTTTAATCCTGCAACTGTCATTGATAAATCCACCTATATCGAGCCGGGTCAGGCTTCCTACGGCATACCGTATGTCATCGTGAATGGGGTGCTGGCAGTCGACAACAGCGAGCTTACCGGCGACAAGGCAGGAAAGATAATCAAACGTACCTGGAATGTGCCCGGACTGTATCCGAACCTGTCGGGGCTGCCGCCGATGAGCATTTCGGCATTAAACCCGGTTAAGGAGGCAACTGAATGA
- a CDS encoding TrkH family potassium uptake protein has product MPKKRAHNLEALARTWRIFLTEPLKRTSGEFSSIVVVLSFAVLIAVGTFLLLLPLASKAGKVTSPVDAFFTATSAVCVTGLVVQDTATHWSLFGQIVLLAMIQLGGLGFMVSATLLVLMLGRRIGLREKLLIGESLGAPKLGGVTGMVKKIAVFTLISEGIGTIIFYMHFSSQHSYDMPLWQALFQSVSAFNNAGFDLFGNFQSLTGRQSDILLLLTTAALVILGGISYMVVADIFIKRRFSNFTLDTKIVLMGSLTLLVFGTAVIFVAEYINPSTLARLSLGDKLLVAFFQSTNARTAGFTAINMAQITPYCLFFILVLMFIGGAAGSTAGGIKVNTFGILMATFFSSLRGKEYAGIYGKEFITQQIYRAIAVVILSLTVIIMVTFILTVTETFDFLAIFFEAVSAFSNTGLSAGITPDLSLGGKLTVIVTMFIGRLGPLFLTLYLLEHQKISTHRYPQESIRIV; this is encoded by the coding sequence ATGCCTAAAAAAAGAGCACACAATCTCGAAGCGCTTGCCAGGACATGGCGTATATTCCTGACCGAGCCTCTGAAACGGACGAGCGGCGAGTTTTCTTCGATCGTGGTTGTGCTCAGTTTCGCCGTTCTGATAGCAGTGGGCACCTTCCTGCTATTATTGCCGTTAGCAAGTAAAGCAGGCAAGGTCACGTCGCCGGTGGACGCATTCTTCACCGCCACATCCGCGGTGTGCGTAACCGGATTGGTTGTGCAGGACACTGCTACTCACTGGTCTCTTTTCGGTCAGATAGTTTTACTGGCTATGATTCAACTGGGCGGTCTGGGTTTCATGGTCAGCGCCACACTGCTGGTTCTGATGCTGGGAAGAAGGATAGGGCTGCGGGAAAAATTGCTGATCGGTGAAAGTCTGGGCGCACCGAAGCTGGGTGGTGTGACCGGTATGGTTAAGAAAATAGCCGTCTTTACCTTGATATCGGAAGGCATAGGTACAATAATTTTCTACATGCATTTCTCATCTCAGCATTCTTACGATATGCCTCTCTGGCAGGCGCTCTTTCAATCTGTTTCTGCATTCAATAATGCCGGGTTTGACCTCTTCGGCAACTTTCAGAGCCTTACGGGCCGTCAGAGCGACATATTGCTGCTTTTAACAACGGCTGCTTTGGTTATCCTCGGCGGCATCAGCTATATGGTGGTGGCCGATATATTTATAAAGCGCCGCTTTTCCAATTTCACGCTTGACACCAAGATAGTCCTGATGGGCAGTTTGACCCTGCTGGTGTTCGGGACAGCGGTCATATTTGTTGCCGAGTATATCAATCCGTCTACACTGGCCCGTCTATCACTGGGAGACAAGCTGCTGGTGGCTTTTTTTCAGTCCACTAATGCCCGCACAGCAGGTTTTACGGCTATAAATATGGCTCAGATAACGCCATACTGTCTTTTCTTCATATTGGTCCTCATGTTTATCGGTGGCGCTGCAGGTTCTACTGCCGGCGGTATAAAAGTAAATACCTTTGGTATCCTGATGGCCACGTTTTTCAGTTCGCTCAGAGGGAAGGAATATGCGGGTATATACGGAAAAGAGTTCATTACACAACAAATATACAGAGCAATCGCAGTTGTGATTCTTTCGCTGACAGTGATCATAATGGTCACATTTATCCTGACTGTCACTGAGACATTTGATTTTCTGGCTATATTCTTCGAAGCCGTATCTGCGTTCTCCAATACGGGGCTGTCAGCCGGAATAACACCGGATTTATCCCTGGGAGGGAAGCTAACAGTGATCGTCACCATGTTTATCGGGAGATTGGGGCCGCTTTTCCTGACTTTATACCTGCTGGAACACCAGAAAATCAGCACGCACCGTTATCCGCAGGAATCGATCAGAATCGTATAG
- a CDS encoding TrkA family potassium uptake protein, whose translation MKGQVAVLGIGRFGYSLAETLYEMGHDVMVMDIDLKRVQAISSHVTHAVQGDSTDESVLRDLDISEFEIVVVAVGPSIENSVLTTILLKRLGVKYVISRAINELHGSILQKIGADQVVFPQRDMGRRIAHGLMLTEVLDYMSITSDYGISKIDPLPQFNNKSLGELGFGRKGENGIAVLLIQRGKEIILHPGEKEIIKKGDALILASEDQKLARFFKAANKRASN comes from the coding sequence ATGAAAGGACAGGTCGCTGTTTTAGGCATCGGGCGTTTCGGTTATAGCCTGGCTGAAACGCTGTATGAAATGGGCCATGACGTGATGGTCATGGATATCGACTTGAAACGCGTACAGGCCATATCGTCCCACGTCACTCATGCCGTGCAGGGCGATTCCACAGACGAGTCCGTGCTCAGGGACCTGGACATCAGCGAATTCGAAATAGTCGTTGTGGCGGTGGGGCCCAGCATTGAAAACAGCGTCTTAACTACTATTTTACTCAAACGGCTGGGAGTTAAGTACGTGATATCCAGAGCCATAAACGAACTTCATGGAAGTATACTGCAAAAGATCGGTGCCGATCAGGTTGTGTTTCCCCAACGTGATATGGGGAGAAGAATAGCCCATGGCCTGATGCTTACAGAGGTACTGGATTATATGTCTATTACATCGGACTACGGGATCTCAAAAATCGATCCCCTGCCGCAATTTAACAATAAGTCCCTGGGTGAACTGGGATTCGGCAGAAAAGGAGAAAATGGAATAGCGGTCCTGCTGATACAGCGCGGCAAGGAGATTATTTTGCATCCGGGCGAGAAAGAAATCATCAAGAAAGGGGATGCCCTCATACTGGCCTCGGAAGATCAGAAGCTGGCCAGATTTTTTAAGGCGGCCAATAAACGCGCGTCAAATTAG